One region of Macadamia integrifolia cultivar HAES 741 chromosome 11, SCU_Mint_v3, whole genome shotgun sequence genomic DNA includes:
- the LOC122094359 gene encoding uncharacterized protein LOC122094359, whose amino-acid sequence MSLRIQASNVEFSEPLKEMEYDAELKKSSRHQNMSRAAANEEIPLQHESNSVKLQDKLKTEKFTKQSNKDLHYRAERKIVHYKVRQDDAHRLLIPPKSLQNHRKQRSNSEVTQNDELVKYMSNLPCYLQRMEIGRNLQEKALNFGVLDWEHLEKWKYKKKQIPNRGTTYDPSTSNASSSFTTVGSSTLYGRSHNGSSACQKKQSHSSFPNLNSTLNDEINQRVKPTRGKVSDLQETRVAPHNNSFIGTQELLAVDQFFCQNYSEIKLEKQSKRKDLNPKIIPEKETSSSRLKDHGISFCPRGKMQIQDGKSERRSELLHQLTYSLPDNPCPGRHKNIILILPRDCSRSNSLGIYKQVEFPMSVDGRSAEADQKSFSDSLHHKEEVCLADLYSDVPHSCPLPCTVEDSQESDTKLPYSLYTQGTEVPSEDASGLVVTPEEVPTGQDNDVEEIKPSSLITVESSCRLDPNAAEVRNQLPNHRPSSDLGRLSRSYFKGVETIPQLRSSYVTVKSGPARSDVPALSDDSARDKTNTNSRGRSSPLRRLLEPLLKPKAANCPELLLKESKSNHRACKSFDGQRDSSTVQSVKRNLNLSNSGPVNADDSCAIEKHVESMMHALMQVKVKNGLPMFTFVVDSATDVLAATMRKESTTVKDGYSWVYTICTVREIKKKSGRWVSQGSKGKNHGYASSVVGQMKVSQSQCPMQNRHNFNDHFLVRKFVLFGVELRQADQETLDFHPNSELASIIIKLPEENSGHFRDDGWQSNKNIDLSDMRLSSSISEERCLCNAGENPDTEHNAVTERVTSTVVIVPSGVHSLPSTGVPSSLVDRWKSGGSCDCGGWDMGCKLRILTNQGQWNENFTSSKASSTPEQFDLFIQGGCQQNRPVFSLTPFKKGIFSVDFHGSLTFLQAFSICIAVVNIRKPYQSELSNMFEAKGPHETLSIENERIHARPGAEHARYAPFPPLSPVGRV is encoded by the exons ATGTCATTGAGGATACAAGCAAGTAATGTGGAGTTCTCGGAACCTTTAAAGGAAATGGAATACGATGCAGAGCTCAAAAAGAGTTCAAGGCATCAGAATATGTCAAGAGCTGCTGCCAACGAGGAAATCCCATTGCAACATGAAAGCAATAGTGTGAAGCTGCAAGACAAGTTAAAAACTGAGAAGTTCACCAAACAGTCAAACAAAGATCTCCATTACAGGGCAGAACGGAAGATAGTCCATTACAAAGTAAGACAGGATGATGCTCATAGGCTCTTGATTCCTCCTAAATCTTTGCAGAATCACCGAAAGCAACGGAGCAACAGTGAAGTAACTCAAAATGATGAGCTTGTCAAGTACATGTCCAATTTACCATGTTATCTGCAGCGTATGGAGATAGGAAGAAACTTACAAGAGAAGGCTTTGAATTTTGGAGTGCTTGATTGGGAACATTTGGAGAAATGGAAGTACAAGAAAAAACAGATCCCAAACAGAGGTACAACATATGATCCATCAACTAGTAATGCTTCCTCTTCATTCACAACTGTTGGGTCATCCACCCTTTATGGTAGAAGTCACAATGGATCTTCTGCCTGCCAGAAGAAACAATCTCATTCATCTTTTCCTAATCTGAACTCAACTCTAAATGATGAAATCAATCAAAGGGTAAAACCAACCAGGGGAAAGGTCAGTGATCTTCAAGAAACTAGAGTTGCCCCTCATAATAATTCATTCATTGGGACGCAAGAGCTCCTCGCGGTAGATCAGTTCTTTTGCCAAAATTATTCAGAAATTAAACTAGAGAAGCAGTCTAAGAGAAAAGATTTAAATCCCAAGATCATTCCAGAAAAGGAAACATCATCTTCTAGGTTGAAAGATCATGGGATCTCATTCTGTCCTAGGGGAAAGATGCAGATACAAGATGGTAAATCTGAAAGGAGATCAGAGCTGTTGCATCAGCTGACTTACAGTCTTCCTGACAATCCGTGCCCTGGAAGACACAAAAATATCATTCTAATTTTGCCTAGAGATTGCTCACGAAGCAATTCATTAGGGATATACAAACAGGTCGAATTCCCAATGTCAGTTGATGGAAGATCAGCAGAAGCAGATCAGAAAAGCTTTTCAGATAGTCTTCATCACAAAGAGGAGGTTTGCCTTGCAGATCTCTATTCTGATGTTCCACACTCATGCCCACTTCCTTGTACAGTTGAAGATAGCCAAGAGTCTGACACGAAGTTGCCCTACTCTTTATATACCCAAGGTACTGAAGTTCCATCAGAAGATGCAAGTGGTTTGGTGGTAACTCCAGAGGAAGTACCAACTGGACAGGATAATGATGTAGAAGAAATCAAGCCATCAAGTTTAATTACCGTTGAGTCTTCATGTAGATTGGATCCAAATGCTGCTGAGGTTAGAAATCAATTACCGAATCATCGACCCAGCAGTGATTTGGGTAGGCTGAGCAGAAGTTATTTTAAAGGGGTTGAAACCATTCCACAGTTGAGATCATCATATGTTACTGTTAAATCTGGTCCAGCGAGGTCAGATGTTCCTGCTTTGTCAGATGATTCAGCTAGAGATAAAACAAACACCAATAGCAGAGGCAGGTCCAGTCCTCTGAGAAGGCTACTAGAGCCACTGCTGAAGCCCAAGGCTGCAAACTGCCCTGAGCTGTTACTGAAGGAGTCAAAGTCAAATCATAGAGCTTGCAAGTCATTTGATGGTCAACGAGATTCTTCCACTGTTCAATCTGTGAaaagaaatttgaatttatCAAATTCAGGGCCTGTCAATGCTGATGATTCATGTGCAATTGAGAAACATGTAGAATCAATGATGCATGCTCTTATGCAAGTCAAAGTTAAGAATGGATTACCTATGTTTACATTTGTAGTTGACAGTGCTACAGATGTTCTTGCAGCCACAATGAGGAAAGAGAGCACAACTGTAAAGGATGGTTACAGTTGGGTTTACACAATTTGCACTGTTcgtgaaattaaaaagaaaagtggAAGGTGGGTAAGTCAAGGAAGCAAAGGTAAAAATCATGGTTATGCCTCTAGTGTTGTAGGACAAATGAAGGTATCCCAGTCTCAGTGCCCTATGCAGAATAGACATAATTTTAATGATCACTTTCTGGTGAgaaagtttgttttatttggtgTTGAACTGAGACAGGCAGATCAAGAAACCTTAGATTTTCACCCCAATAGTGAGCTTGCTTCCATTATTATCAAGCTCCCAGAAGAGAATTCGGGACATTTTAGAGATGATGGTTGGCAGAGCAACAAAAATATAGACCTATCAGATATGAGGTTGAGCAGTAGTATTTCAGAGGAGAGATGTTTGTGCAATGCTGGGGAGAACCCAGACACTGAACATAATGCAGTAACTGAAAGGGTTACAAGTACTGTGGTCATAGTCCCAAGTGGTGTCCATAGCTTGCCAAGCACAGGAGTGCCTTCATCTCTTGTTGACCGATGGAAGTCTGGTGGATCATGTGATTGTGGGGGTTGGGATATGGGTtgcaaactcagaattcttacTAACCAGGGTCAATGGAATGAGAACTTTACTTCATCCAAAGCTTCTTCCACCCCTGAACAATTTGATCTTTTCATTCAG GGAGGTTGTCAACAAAATAGACCTGTCTTCAGCTTAACCCCATTCAAGAAAGGAATTTTCTCAGTCGATTTCCATGGTTCATTAACTTTTTTGCAAGCATTCTCCATCTGTATAGCAGTTGTAAACATTAGGAAACCGTATCAATCAGAATTGAGTAATATGTTTGAAGCAAAAGGTCCACATGAAACGCTGTCAATTGAAAATGAAAGGATACATGCCCGCCCTGGAGCTGAGCATGCAAGATATGCCCCTTTTCCACCACTTTCTCCAGTTGGGAGGGTCTAG